From the Choloepus didactylus isolate mChoDid1 chromosome 20, mChoDid1.pri, whole genome shotgun sequence genome, one window contains:
- the LOC119516482 gene encoding ferritin heavy chain-like → MKDAALSRRESASAQPPASAAIFPAFPAAPPQPPPWRALPSPVRQVQNQDSCRHLVKLGLYPLVYLSMSYCFDHDDVAWKNFAKYFLPQSHEEREHAEKHEAAEARKWWNLPSGYQETRKSRLGMECALHTGKRMTRPLLELHKLAIDKNDPHLCDFVETHYLDEQVKSLREFSG, encoded by the exons ATGAA GGACGCGGCGCTCAGCCGGCGGGAAAGCGCCTCCGCGCAGCCTCCCGCCTCCGCCGCCATCTTCCCCGCCTTTCCCGCCGCGCCTCCTCAGCCGCCGCCATGGCGTGCGCTCCCGTCGCCGGTGCGCCAGGTCCAGAACCAGGACTCGTGCCGCCACCTGGTCAAATTGGGGCTCTACCCTCTTGTCTACCTGTCAATGTCTTACTGCTTCGACCATGATGATGTGGCTTGGAagaattttgccaaatattttcttccccagTCTCATGAGGAGAGGGAACATGCTGAGAAACATGAAGCTGCAGAAGCAAGGAAGTGGTGGAATCTTCCTTCAGGATATCAGGAAACCAGAAAGAGCAGGTTGGGAATGGAGTGTGCATTACACACGGGAAAAAGGATGACTCGGCCACTACTGGAACTGCACAAACTGGCCATTGACAAAAACGACCCCCACTTGTGTGACTTCGTTGAGACACATTACCTGGATGAGCAGGTGAAGTCGCTCAGAGAATTCAGTGGGTGA